tgagtctgagagaactccggaagttggtgatggacagggaggcctggcgtgctgtgattcatggggtcataaagagtcggacatgactgagcaactaaactgaactgaacctttagaACCCTACTCAACATGGCTGCCAGCCCTCAGGAGCAGTTGAATTGAGACTGGCGTGATGGTTAAGTGGAAGCATGTGGCTAGTGTAGAGAGGGACAGGTGTATTTGGAAGGTTGATCCAAGAGGATCTCCTGAGTGACTGGATATGGGCTGTAGGGGCAAGAGAGGAACCAACACTGACCTGGCTTCCCAGGGACTGCTCTTATTGATGTGCAGGGGGCTCTCTTTTTATCATCCTCTATTTAAGCAACCTGGCAGATTCATCTGTCTGCCAGCCTCCTGCAAAACCACTCTGGCTGATGCACAAGACACTCGATCTTGGCGACCAACAGGCTACTCTTTGGAGCACCCCTCCATCAcaacccccaacccccactcccGTCAATTGAGTTGTATGTTTGCTTAGACTGATTGACTTCAttcaaaaatcatatttcaatGGTATCTTTAATAACAGATTAAGTATAatgtaaaatgaatttgaaaacaaaGATGTAAGGCTTCGAAAGTATTGATAGAAACGAGtcttaaaaatttactgagtatGAGACAATTGTAaagatagaggggaaaaaaatgaaaatccagaATGATTATGTTGTCAGACTACATGGCAAATATGTTTTTAACTTCTTCCTCTAAAGAAATCAGAgcctgagaattccctggtggaacAGTGATTAGGAATCGGTACTTCCACTGCCAGgtcaggttcggtccctggtgggggaaccaaGATCCGGTAAGTCACATTgcgcagccaaaaagaaagaagtcaGAGCTACAGATCACCTTCCCACAGGTGTGGTTAATGCTAGACCAGCACATACATGCTCAAGGAAGGGCCTTAGCTTTCTGGCAAAGATTGACAACGGATATGTGCAACAGATGTTTACAGAATATATTGGATTCTCTGTTCTATCCAGTTTTTCCCCCAATAAGCTGGCACATTGATAGATCACATAAATAAATAGATCACATTGAAGATGACTGTTTTCACTGCATTGTTATTGATAATTTACATATTCTGAAAATGTTTATGTGCACAACATGCTTTTTCTTGAACTATATTCTATTTTTCCATTCTGATGAATACCAGGCAGCACTAGTTTCTGGGGTTTGGTTTCTAATGTGTTTTGTGAAGAATGAAGTCATTTTGTCTTAAAAATCAACCTTTATAATTAGAGTATACAGCTCGAGGACCCACGATCAATCACAAAGCATGTACAGACTTTAAAAACTATGTAACTTTTTCACTAAATAAGTCGTTTAATCTGCTGTGTGCAACGAGATACCTTtaaatagcctccaattaaaataaataaatttaaaaaaataaactaaaagtttGACTTACCGTGATTCCTTTGTAATTGCAGAAAACCAGAGGATGCTGCAGAAAATCTTTTGGCCTCAAGAGGGCGTAGGGCAGAAAGGAGATGGCTGAGAGTTTGGTCTCTGCAGATGGTGGAACCATCTCCTCAACCAGGGCTGCTAAAGAGATAGGAAAAAGAGGTCTCACCCACCTCAGAGGACATTCAACATGGGATTCTTTCTAGTAGACCAACGACTGTATATATTTAACTCTGGTTTTTGAAGTGTAATAAATACTATGCAAAAACTGCTATCCTCTCCTGTCTTATCGACAGAAATAAGAGTTATGTTAGGTGAGAGTATTAGAGGGAACTAGAGACATAATTAGTGGCAGAATCAGAGAGTTAGAATGAGAGAATAAGAATATAAACTTGAGAGAGAGTttcagaatgtgtgtgtgagtgtggatgtgtgtgagtgtgagagtaCATGAGTAGGATGGAGCCATCGGGGCTCCGGGCTTTAATTCTTGTAAGAAACATAGCGTCACTGAAAGCGCATGAACATGGCCAAATTATGCTTCAAATTCACAGTTCTAAATGTTCTGCCAAAGGCTAAATCTGAAGATTTTTGTTCCAGACAGGAAACAAAACTAAGCACAACCCCCTTTGCTCTCCCTAATATTTCAGTGACATTAACTTATCACCTCTAAACTCATGTTCTAAAGAGCTTTATTAATTGAGCAGGAATTTTTCCTGTCTTCAATATTTTACTGAAGTGTTTCAAGCAGCAATAATCGCACAAAATCCCCTATAAAGAATCTCACACATTTAACTGCTGCATGAATATCATTCATTTATTAGCATTATGAACACATAATGGAAAAATGCTCCCCCAAAGAGGAAGGTGAATGTTGACTGTCAATAGGACAAAGCTGTCTTCAAAAGACAAGAGATGTGGAAACTAGGTTCACAGTTGGGCTGTGGAGCCCATGAGGACGGAGCTCATCTATGTATGTGTAGCCACAGGGGCCAGGTGCCGGAGGAGGCAGCTCAAGAATGTCTCCAGCTGCTTCTCTGATCTGTACGCGATAAGTCCTCCCTTGTTGGCCCACTGATCCACTCCAGCAGCGCCTTCGTTTCCCACATGATACACCAACTGTGGCAAGCCAAGCCCCGAGTCAGGATTTCTTTCCAGGCATTCTTTTAGGTCCACCATCCCCCCACCCATGGCCCTGAGGATGGCGTGGGCAGCACAAGAGTCCCACTTGAACGTGGTGTCTTCTGAGAAGATGTAAATGTCGACGAGGCCGAGGACCACACAGAGGCTCTTGTAACCAGCCCCAGCTGCTGGGAAGATGCGCTCTCCACACACACGTGACAATGCGCCCTTGATGGTCTCCTTTTCACTGGTACTAATGACAGCTGAGAACGGGTGGGAGCCTTCAGAACTGGGGTTTTGGGTCACGTGGCTCTGCGTTTCACTGTTGTTTCTTGTAGAGACGGGAGGCAGAAGGGAATGGATATTGGTCCCCAAGTAAGAAAGGCCCCAGTAGCACTGTCCTTTCCACCTACGGAAGAGAACGTTCAGTTTGTGGCGGCAAGTTATCACATTTGTTTTTCATTGCTCTTATGGGTTCCCAACTTGATGTGGAAAATACATAACATAGTGAGTCTCAAGGCCCTTAAGCCTAGAGATAGTTATCAAATAGCTAATTCATTTCTAGAAGTCACTCCCTGGGCATGTTGCTGCCTGTGTTGTTGCCAGttaggaatgctttcagtttttttttttttttttgcattatcaCATTCATCTAGGACAGCGCTAAAATATTTGTGGGATTTCTGGCTTCTGGGAACACAGCAAAGTTTCACTGCCTCTTTTGGCATTTAAAGTGTAATGGGGATAACGATGAACAGATACATAAGATTTTCAATCTGCAAATCTTCCACAATCCTGAATTTTTTTCAACTGGTAACACCTTTTCATCCTCCAATTCACTAGCTCCACTTTGGCTTTAACATCAAGAAAGATGGactcttttttttggtggggcgGAGCGGGGGGCAACGACAAAAATACCGTCTATCATTTCTCAATGTTTAACTTACTATATATGCTGGATAATTTCTTTCCAGAGaaggagactgaggcttagagaatgtAAGTGTTTAAGAATGTAAATCAGTGGTAGAATCTGCTATCAAACCCAGGATTTGTGCCACTAACTACTTTGTCAACCATTTCTAGGTCATGATTATGTCAACGTCCAGTCCcacttatttttaacttcttaatGACCCTTTAAAGATAACAAATACTTTCAGTTTGGAAGAAGGCAGGGAAGATGAAAAATATCAACACTGCAGAGGTGTAGTTTATGACTATTAAAGAACAAACAATTCTTAGTTGCTTGAAGCAAgtcaaaatttaattaaaaaatatatagttttacaTGAGTAGAAAAAACTGTCATCTGTTTCAGTAAAAAGCTGAAACCACAGGAGAAAAGCTGCTTCTACTTGAATCCTGCCATGCTCTGGAGTCAACCCTGTCATACTCTGATCCGTAGGCTGTAGATCAGGGTAACCAAAGGCTTGGCCACCCTCTATGCTCTGCCAACAGTCCACGGGAGTGTGaggaagaaggaggcagaaaagaaagtgatactgatagtttttttgtttttatagggAGAGGTTCTAATCCTGGCCATACCTGCTTATCGTTTCGTTAGATCAttttcacattttgttgtgaAACCCATGATTGAAAATTAAAGGACCATTAATTTAAACATGGAGATTTTTAGTAGGAATGCCAAATGTATCGAGTCATGGGAATGTCACATGGAGAGATAATCCTGACAACAAACAAAGCTGAGGTTGTAAATTCTGAAAACCATAATATgccaaaaacatttaatttttacctgAGGGTGTGTAGGTCTTGTGACACAAAAGGTTGGTTGATGACTCCCATGAGAGGCACCCCTGTCTGTATGTCATAGACACCAATTAAAATAGTGACGCACTGAAGTCCACTGGGGAAGATTCCTTGGTTGGGGGTAATGTCGGCAGAACCTTTTATATACTGATACGTTGAAtctgaaaaatgaagcaaatctGTTAGGATTCACGTAATGATTATTTAGAAGATAATGATGAAGACACCTATAAAACCTGTGCTAGATTGCTTCTCTCTAATTTGGTAACAGCTGTGGtctaaatgtttgtgtcccccccaATTCTAACCCTCAAAAGTTGATGGTATTAGTAAGGGGGGCCTTTGGGAGGAACTTCAGTCCTTGGGGTGGAATCTCATGAATGGAATTAATGCCTTACAAAAGACGTCCCACAGATATCCTTAGTCTCTTCCACTTTGTGagtacactgtgtgtgtgtgttagtcgctcagtcgtgtctgactctcttgccacccatggactgtagcctgccattcccttctccagggatcttcctgacccagggatcaaaccctggtctcctgcattgaaggcagattctttactgtccgagtaCACAGTGAAAAGACGGCCAATTATGAATCAGGAAGAAGACCCTCACCTAATCATGTTGGCACTTTGATactggacttctcagcctctgaaactgtgagaaataaattcaccTTGTTTAAAAGCTACCTAGTCCATGGTAtcttgttatagcagcccaaatggGCTAAGATAATAACCAATCACGTTCTACCTTTGGGTGCCACTTATATGGAGTTATTATTTGACCTTTTGTACTTTACTTTTAAGCTGCTTGTGTTTCATTTTCCCAACCATACATAAATTCTTGGACAACGGGAACATGTCTATAATTCCTGTGGCAGTTAGCATGTCTTCCTTCCCTCTTGTgttgttaattgctcagtcatgaacaactctttgtgaccccaccaggctcctctgtccatggagttctccaggcaagaatactagagtggggagccattcccttctccaaggcataaCACCTAGCAAACGGTAAGAAGCACTCAAATATTCATCACCACATCAAAATGATTTAAAAGGTAATTGCTCAGGATAACTAGGGGGTTCCTTTGAGCTCTTACTAATCAGAGGACAGGTCCAACCAAGGTGGTTGGGAAAGTCTCCTTCCAGGAATCTGAATTCCATTCCATTTGAGCTCCATCAGGGATTCCTTTTTACTTGTTTTGTCCCTCAAATTAGGAGGAAAGAGACAATGGTGTCACAGGAGGAAGAAGCTCAGATAGTAaggcttctgcctgcaatgcgggagacttgtattcaatccctgggtcgggaagatcccctggagaaggaaatggcaacccactccagtactcttgcctggaaaatcctatggactaaggagcctggtaggctacagcccatggggtcgcaaagagactgGGAAAAAGAAGCTAAGTAAGGTTTCTCCTTAAATGATGTACCTGCCAGCAGCTGACTGCCAACATCTAGTGAATTAATACCCAGTTAAGGATGTGCCAGGCACAAGATCCAGAGAGCTAGCTAACAGAATCAATTcaggataaaaacaaaacaaggtttCAGTTCCTCAAAAACTGTAACTGAGGCTGATTATCTTCCAGAATGATTCTGGAAAACATTCGTAGTCTGCATAACAATCCATTGACTGAATGCTCTACTGCTATGATTAAAGGCATTCCAATCACGCATCAACGTGCTTGTAGGGGAGAGAGTGAGGGGAGTTTGCCTCCTCAGCTTAATGACTGGTCCCAGTTGTGTTGGGTAGACTATGCCAGGAACCTCGGGGAAAAGTGGGACTTAGACCTAGGGCGTTATATTAATGACATCATTGAGACAGGCCTACAGGTTTAAAACAATGAACTATAGATTATGGTTCtaccacgctgctgctgctgctgctaagtcgcttcagtcgtgtccgactctgtgcgaccccatagacggcagcccaccaggctcccccgtccctgggattctccaggcaagaacaatggagtgggttgccattgccttctccaatgcatgaaagtgaaaagtgaaagtgaagttgctcagtcatctccgactctttgcgaccccatggactgcagcccaccaggctcccccatccctaggattctccaggcaagagtactggagtggggtgccattgccttctctgatgaccaAAAAAATAATGGTGAGGTATACACAGGATTCACAAACTGACTGCTAGGAGTCACATTCAGTTGTGTTTTGCTTGACCTGTACAGTGGTTCTGCTTGTTTACTTACTTAACTGAATTAGGAGCCAGGAGTTAAATTGTGAGAGCTCATTTAAAAACCTggatttgtgtttttattatttttaaatctgaagATCTGCACTGTACTTCCAGATGGTAATAATCTGCCGGAGCTGGATGTTCTCAagatgcatgtgtgttcagttagTTATAGCTGCTATCATTGCATTCTTCTCTCATATTTAGCAGTCTGGCCCCTGAGGGTTCTCAAAAATGAGTTAATTCAGTTTTGTATATGTGcctttatgtttgtgtgtgtgtgtgtgtgtgtgtgtatacacacatgtgtgttataaatatatgaagtgaagtgaagtcacgtcactcagtcgtgtccgactctttgcgaccccatggactgtagcctaccaggctcctctgtccatgggattttccaggcaatagtcctggagtggattgccatttccttctccaggggatcttcccgacccagggatcgaacccaggtctcctgcattgtagacagatgcttaacttTAATACACAGCTcaactcttcatttatttatttacttaggcCCCAACGTGTAGCttgtggggtctcagttccccaaccagggaatgaacccaggttaCAGCAGTGAGAGTCgtttatcattttaaaacttcaaaaatttaaaaacttctaGGAGAGTTAAACCATACcctcaattttcatttttccaacacctcccccacccctcacagAAAAAGGATTACTAAGAAGAGCAAACAGACAAAAGCAAACACTCTCCTCTGCTTACCTATAGGATCCACCCAGATTCCCAAGATGTCCTGTGGAATGTTGATCTCTACTGAATCCAGAGCTGGGTCACTGAAGAAAACGTCCTGGTGCACAACCTTGGCTAAGGCCTCAGATGCCAGTTTGTTACCATTGAGGACTTTGCTGAGAAGAGCTACTGTTTCTTCTTCTGTTGGACCCAGTCTCATGATAATCTTTTCCCCTAGAGTAAAGACAAACTGAAGACCATTACATCTCAAGtttcagtggagaaagaacagGGGATTGGGAGAAGCACCTCAGATTAGGTGAGGACAACACAGctagcccactccactattcattttttctttttccttaacacCAAAACATTTTGTATCGGGGTACAgcccaattaacaatgctgtgatagttccaggtgaacagtgaggggactcagccatacatacacaggtATCCATCCTCCCCgaacctcccttcccatccaggctggcagaatattgaacagagttccctgtgctatacaataggtttctgttggttatccattttaaatatagcccactccactattccaaactggagaatcccatggacagaggaccctggtgggctacagtccatggggttgcaaagaattagacataactgaggactaacacacacacacacacaagatatccAGGCTAGTGTTTCCTAATCTGGCTGACCGCCAGAATCACCCAGTGGGCTTCCTAAAATCAAAGCTGATTCAGTGGTCACTCAACCACCTCACAGTGAGAAATGAATTCCAGGCACCAAAGGGCCTTCTCTCCAAAAACAGTTTCCACATGGGTACATGTACAGTTTTTGTATCCAGTTTAAGGCAGCTCATGTTAAGAATCCTGAACCCTGAGTATTTGATAATCTTCTATGTCTTTTCCCTTGTGGCTTTTAATATCCTGGAGGTCCCCCTAGGGGTTCACGTTTGAATATGTTGATTGAAAAGAAAAGAGTTTTTAATAAGTACACAGAAGGGCTTCTACCTCCCTCTATGACGCTGCTTTTAACTAAAAACTGTCTATGCTCCATAAGTATAAGATGACGTACATTCATCTTTAAATGTGGTAAAGCTGTAGGACTCTGAATCATATATATAGAATAGCTCTCCTCTGTGAAACCACTGGAAATCAGGATGTAAGCAAAGCTGCTTCTGCAATTGAAACCCCACGTTACCAACTCCATGTTGGTATCACTCCATGTTGGTATTGTCATCACTTTAAAGATACTTCTTAGACCCTTGCTTCATCTGGTTTCCAACCCCCCAAGCACAAATGACAAAAGAGGCTCTCCTAGGAGTTTTACCAACAAAAAGTGACAGCAATGcagaatataaatttttaaaaattaagaaaacatggCACTTTGGGGCTCCTGAGGTATCTCGACAAACACTCCTAGCTAACCTAGCCATTCCAAGAACCAGCAGCGTCACCATCACCGGAGCACCTGTTAGAAATTCAGAACTTCAGTCCCCATCCCAGACCTGCTGAGGTCTGACAAGATCCCCTGGTGACTCCTGTGACTGTTCGAGTTTGGAAAGCACACTGTGAATCTATGACAATGATGATTCTGAAACAGGAACAATCAGTCAATTAAGTTTAATTCAAATTAAATGAGATTGTTAAAGTTGGGGAATAATGTTAATCACCACCACTTGCTGAGCAGCTACTCTAGGCTCAGTAAAAGCCATGGGTTCACTCAAAGGAGCAAATTTGTATCACATTACTCCACTGCTTAAAATTTGCCACTGAATTCTCATCATGCTTAAGGAAAATCCTTCCTTTGAACTTCCATGATCTCATCTCACCTCATCCACCAGCTCCTCCTTCACCATGGGTCTCTGCCCTCCAATACACTAAGCCCATCCTCTCCTTCAGTTCTCAGGAAAATGTATGTAGAATGCATTTTTGCCCCTATCATTCTAGATAAATATTACAATAACTGTTTATGATGTAGCCAAATATAGATTTTTAAGTGTAGGATTTCTTACGGGTAAGTCACAGGTGATTTTTTAACCTTAAGTTTAACtgagctttctcttttttcttactgAGTGTTACAGAAGTATCTTAATACACAGCCCATGAAATGACAACTTTTTTCCAGAGTTAATCCAGAAATTAGTTTTCTTTGTAAATATGCCTCTAGATGTTTAACTATTTGTCACATGATCTGTTTAAAGTTCACTATTTTAATCTTCTaccattaaacaaacaaaacccaggcAAACTAAAAACTGCTTCCCTCTCTAAAAAAGGGTCAgagattttgtatttttctctctatcaccagttcagtccagttgctcagtcatgtccgactctttgcgatcccatgaattgcagcacgccaggcctccctgtccatcaccaactctcagagttcacccaaactcatgtccattgagtcggtgatgccatccagccatctcatcctctgttgtccccttctcctgcccccaatcagagtctttccaatgaatcaactctgcatgaggtggccaaagtattagagtttcagctttagcatgggGGTCCTTCAAAGAAGAATTTGGCTCACAGGAAACCAATTAGAGTTAAAACTTGGTGCTAAAAGGAAATTTTAGGTTGTCCAGCTCCCTTTACAGAGGTTCTGAGACCAGAGAAGCAATGAGGTCATTCAGGGACAGGGCCTTCTCTACATTCTCAGCCTAGGTCTGTGGACTACccaaagtgtcagtcactcaggcctacgtgactctgtgtgaccccatggactgtggcccaccaggcttctctgtccatgggattctccagacaagaatactggagtgggttgccattcctttctccaggggatcttcctgatccagggatcgaacctgggtctcctgaattacaggtgccttctttactgctgacccacAGGGGACGCCAATGGGCACTCCAGGAGGTCCACAAATGGGTCTACTTGGACCTGAGATTGTCTGCGCATCTGTGTAGGTCTGCATCCTTTGGGGGGCATCTATAACTTCCATCAGATTCTCAAGGGGCCATGCAACTTTCCCAAAGGTTAAATCATTGTTCAGTGCTACAGAGTTATAGCTAGAACACATGTGAACTTGCTAAATATTTCTAAGATGCCACATCTCTGTCTTACATGGCAGGTTATCCTGAAGTGCAGAATGAAGTTTAACATTCAAATACGTTATTTACATGAAAGGCCTCCAAACATTAATTTCATGATGtgagttgaaaataaaaataccatatgataatTAAGTTATAAAACTATATTAAGATTCTTGTACTTACCCAAATCATTAGTAAATTCATTGGATTCTTCTCCAAAAATCTTTTTTCCCAAGCCTGGAAACTGAACGAATTCAGAATATGACAAGAatacaaaacagcaacaaaaaaaatcccacatTCATGTTCAATTCTGAATAGATTTCCACTTTATATTTCAAACTAAATAGCACAAGTAGGTCAGAAATTTGGAAGTTTACAATTCCGGAAATCAATCCAAGCATAATAAGTGAAGTCAGATTGGTTCAGCACTTTTCTAATATCAgtagttttctaatattttcctgCTCCTGTGCTCCTTTAGAAAGTCCAAATCATGGTAGAAGCCCGGTTTCCTTATGTTCTGTTGAGTTTGCAGAAGTACCTCTAGAACCTGATCCTTCTAGTCAAGGGCCATAAGCTAGAATGTTTACAAAGGAGATGTTTTAACTGCTGCTCCTACAAAGTAGCCAAGTAACTTGTACACGTTAATGTTACCAAGTACCTAAGATGATTTCTTGAGACCAGATAGAAAGGAGCAGAGgataacatttaattttgttttctgcacATGTTAAGGTATCATTAGCCATCAGGCTAGGAAGGTAATGTAGCAAAAAaggggaaatattttatttgccaACAACTTATGCATCAATATTTTGAtggaatgaaaaaacaaacaaaaagaaacaagctaAATAGGAAACTTGTCTCATCTCTGTATGACCAGGAAGCTTTCAGACACATTTTGCTTCTGATTTTCTCTGTAGTATAGGTAATTTCCCTGAAAATTTGTACTGAATTATGGTAAGAGTACAATTCTCAGGCAATGAAAGCAAGGAAATACTTCAGATATTTGAGCTCAGTTATTC
This window of the Capricornis sumatraensis isolate serow.1 chromosome 3, serow.2, whole genome shotgun sequence genome carries:
- the INPP1 gene encoding inositol polyphosphate 1-phosphatase, which translates into the protein MSDILQELLRVSEKAANIARACRQQEALFQLLIEEKKEGEKNKKFAVDFKTLADVLVQEVIKENMENKFPGLGKKIFGEESNEFTNDLGEKIIMRLGPTEEETVALLSKVLNGNKLASEALAKVVHQDVFFSDPALDSVEINIPQDILGIWVDPIDSTYQYIKGSADITPNQGIFPSGLQCVTILIGVYDIQTGVPLMGVINQPFVSQDLHTLRWKGQCYWGLSYLGTNIHSLLPPVSTRNNSETQSHVTQNPSSEGSHPFSAVISTSEKETIKGALSRVCGERIFPAAGAGYKSLCVVLGLVDIYIFSEDTTFKWDSCAAHAILRAMGGGMVDLKECLERNPDSGLGLPQLVYHVGNEGAAGVDQWANKGGLIAYRSEKQLETFLSCLLRHLAPVATHT